A portion of the Parasedimentitalea marina genome contains these proteins:
- a CDS encoding GNAT family N-acetyltransferase → MITIRQVDPADPKLQPLIEANRAHSAGATSSESDHTFGVDDLRRDGVRFWAAFDGDAVLGCGGFKPLPDGTAEVKSVFVNQAARGKGCARKIMDHLAVEASSDGHSALVLETGSELCPEYDAARKLYDNLGYASCPPIYGYQQDPNSLFMRLTLGANS, encoded by the coding sequence ATGATCACGATTCGTCAGGTTGATCCCGCTGACCCCAAGTTACAGCCCCTAATCGAGGCCAACCGGGCCCATAGCGCTGGGGCAACCTCATCCGAGAGTGATCACACATTTGGCGTTGACGATCTGCGCCGGGACGGCGTGCGGTTTTGGGCTGCCTTTGACGGCGATGCGGTGCTGGGATGCGGCGGGTTTAAGCCGCTGCCGGATGGCACCGCCGAAGTGAAATCAGTTTTTGTAAACCAGGCGGCCCGTGGCAAGGGCTGTGCGCGCAAAATCATGGATCACTTGGCAGTAGAAGCTAGCAGCGACGGTCACTCGGCCTTGGTACTGGAAACCGGATCCGAGCTGTGCCCGGAATATGATGCTGCCCGCAAATTGTACGACAATTTGGGCTATGCCAGCTGCCCGCCGATTTACGGATATCAGCAAGACCCCAATAGTTTGTTCATGCGTTTGACCTTAGGGGCCAACTCCTAA
- a CDS encoding cupin domain-containing protein: protein MAQVLATQMIDDARVRVTRFDFAPGDQTGWHRHAMDYVITAVTDCHMRLELPGGETRDTLVPAGTAYRREEGVEHNVINIGETAMSFVEVELK from the coding sequence ATGGCACAGGTTCTGGCAACACAGATGATTGACGACGCGCGGGTGCGGGTGACCCGGTTTGACTTTGCGCCGGGCGATCAGACCGGCTGGCACAGACACGCGATGGATTACGTGATCACCGCCGTCACCGACTGCCACATGCGGCTGGAACTGCCGGGCGGCGAGACCCGCGACACCCTGGTGCCCGCAGGCACAGCGTACCGGCGGGAGGAGGGCGTGGAGCACAATGTGATCAACATCGGCGAGACAGCAATGAGTTTTGTTGAGGTGGAGTTGAAGTAA
- a CDS encoding sulfotransferase family protein, with the protein MRTFRKKIYILQDSNSRFARFGLLVVLSAYRVLDILFLKKPHRLDRSTEIVASPDRRFVCVLVPKCGSRTILAGLQQASRMQKFGLSIKKQSVSNFKNEHEGNFQFAIVRDPWARTYSCYKQKIKDSKPISQALHLAGRKGLNPDMTFDEFVHWLCNTEGGDHLADRHWASQHLILGLDLGISYDFIGKLENMEQSLIAVADKLGIPKNSFNEHKNSTTSSKNEHLNHYTPELIDMISKRYAEDIRTFGYEQPIL; encoded by the coding sequence ATGCGCACTTTTCGGAAAAAAATTTACATTCTGCAGGATTCCAATTCTCGATTTGCAAGATTTGGACTTTTGGTAGTCCTTTCGGCCTACCGTGTGTTGGACATACTGTTTCTTAAGAAACCCCACCGTCTAGATCGAAGCACAGAAATTGTGGCCTCTCCTGATCGTCGGTTTGTTTGTGTACTGGTCCCGAAATGCGGATCGCGAACGATACTCGCCGGTCTTCAACAAGCTTCAAGAATGCAGAAATTCGGTTTATCGATCAAAAAACAAAGTGTCAGCAATTTCAAAAATGAGCACGAAGGGAATTTTCAGTTTGCTATTGTCCGCGATCCTTGGGCGCGCACCTATTCCTGCTACAAACAGAAAATCAAAGACAGCAAACCAATCAGCCAAGCCTTGCATTTGGCGGGCCGCAAAGGTCTCAATCCGGATATGACTTTTGACGAGTTCGTTCACTGGCTCTGCAATACAGAAGGCGGTGATCACCTTGCAGACCGGCACTGGGCTTCCCAGCACCTCATATTGGGCCTGGACTTAGGTATTTCGTATGATTTTATCGGCAAGCTTGAAAACATGGAGCAATCATTGATTGCAGTGGCTGACAAGCTCGGTATTCCAAAAAACTCCTTCAATGAGCACAAAAATTCAACCACTTCATCCAAAAACGAGCATCTTAATCACTACACTCCGGAACTTATCGACATGATTTCCAAAAGATATGCCGAGGACATTAGGACGTTTGGATATGAACAGCCTATTTTGTGA
- a CDS encoding sulfotransferase family protein — protein MTPVFVLGVPRSGTTLVRSVMCVLPGVYLPPDEFQLLSVILRPDFDLSNLRNILEQSNFSGHMRRRGIWLSQDELTTVSKHSTAAMAFQALVLQLAKKEGQHNLRYWGDKTPENLFHLTEIFETWPDARIVHVVRDPRDTVLSMKKSWGRSVLRGSVLWRDGLRAFRRQHHSGRTSQIYEIKYENLTNHTNTVLVELAAWLGVEFNPRMVENFTSEERWSSSKATGIQNRSVQWKSALTPQEVLTIEQICYVEMQDAGYEPSTAGEAKEPPHIQLRLAKFFDAFRVVNAYAKERGWAAAIAYKTRQWSISRKI, from the coding sequence ATGACCCCAGTGTTTGTTCTGGGCGTGCCACGCAGCGGCACCACTCTTGTTCGCAGCGTAATGTGTGTGTTGCCGGGCGTATATCTGCCCCCTGATGAATTCCAGCTGCTTTCGGTCATTCTACGCCCTGATTTTGACCTGAGCAACTTGCGCAATATTCTAGAGCAGTCGAACTTTTCGGGCCACATGCGGCGGCGCGGAATTTGGCTCAGTCAGGATGAACTGACCACTGTTTCAAAGCACTCTACAGCTGCAATGGCTTTTCAAGCGCTTGTTTTGCAGCTTGCGAAGAAAGAAGGGCAGCACAACTTAAGGTATTGGGGCGACAAGACACCAGAGAACTTATTCCACCTGACAGAAATTTTCGAAACTTGGCCAGACGCTCGTATCGTCCACGTTGTTCGGGATCCGCGTGATACAGTTCTTTCGATGAAAAAATCCTGGGGCCGCAGCGTGCTGCGCGGCAGCGTATTATGGCGAGATGGTCTTCGCGCATTTCGGAGACAACACCACTCTGGGCGGACATCGCAAATATACGAAATAAAATATGAAAATCTCACCAACCACACCAATACCGTTCTGGTCGAGCTTGCGGCATGGCTCGGCGTGGAGTTTAATCCACGCATGGTTGAAAATTTCACAAGCGAAGAACGCTGGAGCAGTTCTAAGGCAACAGGTATTCAAAATCGTTCCGTTCAATGGAAATCTGCGCTGACCCCCCAGGAAGTATTAACAATAGAACAGATCTGCTATGTGGAAATGCAAGACGCCGGGTATGAGCCGAGTACTGCGGGCGAAGCCAAAGAACCACCGCACATACAGTTGAGGCTAGCAAAATTTTTTGACGCTTTTCGTGTCGTAAACGCCTATGCAAAGGAACGGGGGTGGGCCGCCGCTATCGCTTACAAGACACGCCAGTGGTCCATATCGAGAAAAATTTGA
- the uvrB gene encoding excinuclease ABC subunit UvrB produces the protein MPYAHSDSSTPSMGSTDVRERPKLEGGQAFVLNTSFDPAGDQPTAIAELSQGVFDGERDQVLLGATGTGKTFTMAKVIEATQRPAIILAPNKTLAAQLYGEFKDFFPDNAVEYFVSFYDYYQPEAYVARSDTFIEKESQINEQIDRMRHSATRALLERDDVIIIASVSCIYGIGSIETYGAMTQDLKAGESYDQRQIMADLVAQQYKRNDQAFQRGSFRVRGDSLEIFPAHLDDRAWRLSFFGEELEGITEFDPLTGERTGTFEQIRVYANSHYVTPKPTLNQAVIKIKEELRLRLDQLVNEGKLLEAQRLEQRCKFDIEMLEATGHCNGIENYSRYLTGRAPGEPPPTLFEFIPDNAIVFADESHVSVPQIGGMYKGDYRRKFTLAEHGFRLPSCMDNRPLKFEEWDAMRPQSVFVSATPSKWELERTGGVFTEQVIRPTGLLDPPVEIRPVQMQVDDLLDEVRKVTADNMRTLVTTLTKRMAEDLTEYMHEQGIKVRYMHSDIDTLERIEILRDLRLGAFDVLIGINLLREGLDIPECGLVAILDADKEGFLRSETSLVQTIGRAARNAEGRVIMYADKITGSMERALDETNRRRAKQEAYNVEHGITPETVKKNVSDVLAGLYPGDTDQSRITATIDNPMHGANLETVLNGLRTDMRKAAENLEFEEAARLRDEVKRLEAVDLTISDDPLARQYAVEKASEAAVKSRGRSTAGKGGTRNYRGKSQKKF, from the coding sequence ATGCCCTATGCCCATTCCGACAGTTCCACGCCCAGCATGGGGTCAACGGATGTGCGCGAGCGGCCCAAGCTAGAGGGCGGACAGGCCTTTGTGCTGAACACAAGCTTTGATCCGGCCGGTGATCAGCCCACCGCCATTGCGGAATTGTCCCAGGGTGTATTTGACGGCGAGCGTGATCAGGTGTTGCTGGGGGCCACCGGTACCGGCAAGACATTCACCATGGCCAAGGTGATCGAGGCCACCCAGCGCCCTGCTATCATTCTGGCCCCGAACAAAACTCTGGCTGCGCAATTATACGGCGAATTCAAAGACTTCTTTCCCGACAACGCGGTCGAATACTTCGTCTCGTTCTACGATTACTATCAGCCCGAGGCCTATGTCGCGCGATCAGACACCTTCATCGAGAAGGAAAGCCAGATCAACGAACAGATCGACCGGATGCGCCACTCGGCCACCCGTGCATTGCTGGAACGCGACGATGTGATCATCATCGCCTCGGTGTCCTGTATCTATGGTATTGGATCGATCGAAACCTACGGCGCCATGACCCAGGATCTGAAGGCGGGTGAGAGTTACGATCAGCGCCAAATCATGGCCGATCTGGTGGCCCAGCAATACAAGCGCAACGATCAGGCCTTTCAGCGCGGCTCGTTCCGGGTGCGTGGTGATTCCCTCGAGATTTTCCCGGCCCACCTGGATGATCGCGCCTGGCGCCTGTCATTTTTTGGCGAAGAATTGGAAGGCATCACCGAATTCGATCCACTGACCGGCGAGCGCACCGGCACGTTCGAGCAGATTCGCGTCTACGCCAACTCGCACTATGTGACCCCCAAGCCGACCCTCAATCAGGCCGTCATCAAGATCAAAGAAGAGCTGCGACTGCGGCTGGATCAACTGGTCAATGAGGGCAAACTGCTCGAGGCGCAGCGGCTGGAACAACGCTGCAAATTCGACATCGAAATGCTCGAGGCCACCGGCCATTGCAACGGCATTGAAAACTACTCGCGCTATCTGACCGGCCGCGCCCCCGGCGAGCCGCCCCCCACTCTGTTCGAATTCATCCCGGACAATGCCATCGTATTCGCAGATGAAAGCCACGTCTCGGTGCCGCAGATCGGTGGCATGTACAAAGGCGACTATCGGCGCAAATTCACCCTGGCTGAACACGGCTTTCGCCTGCCGTCCTGCATGGACAACCGCCCGCTGAAGTTTGAGGAATGGGATGCCATGCGGCCGCAATCGGTCTTTGTCTCGGCGACACCGTCAAAGTGGGAGTTGGAACGCACCGGTGGTGTCTTCACCGAACAGGTGATCCGTCCCACGGGCCTGCTGGACCCGCCTGTCGAAATTCGGCCCGTACAGATGCAGGTTGATGATCTGCTGGATGAGGTCCGCAAGGTCACCGCCGACAATATGCGCACTCTGGTCACCACCCTGACCAAACGCATGGCCGAGGATCTGACCGAATATATGCATGAACAGGGCATCAAGGTCCGCTACATGCACTCTGACATCGACACACTGGAACGGATTGAGATCCTGCGCGATCTGCGCCTTGGCGCCTTTGACGTGCTGATCGGCATCAACCTGCTGCGCGAAGGTCTGGATATCCCCGAATGTGGATTGGTTGCCATTCTGGACGCCGATAAAGAAGGTTTCCTGCGCTCAGAGACCTCCTTGGTGCAGACGATTGGCCGCGCAGCGCGTAATGCCGAGGGTCGGGTGATTATGTATGCCGACAAGATCACCGGCTCGATGGAGCGGGCACTAGACGAAACCAACCGCCGCCGCGCCAAGCAAGAGGCCTATAATGTTGAGCACGGCATTACCCCGGAGACCGTGAAAAAGAACGTCTCGGATGTGTTGGCCGGCTTGTACCCTGGCGACACCGATCAGTCGCGCATCACAGCTACGATCGACAACCCGATGCATGGAGCCAACCTGGAAACAGTCCTGAACGGGTTGCGTACCGACATGCGCAAGGCCGCCGAGAACCTTGAGTTCGAAGAAGCCGCCCGCCTGCGCGACGAAGTCAAACGGCTGGAGGCGGTGGATCTGACCATCTCCGACGACCCCCTAGCGCGGCAATACGCGGTGGAGAAGGCGTCAGAGGCAGCCGTAAAGTCACGCGGACGGTCAACGGCTGGGAAAGGCGGCACCCGGAACTACCGGGGCAAGTCGCAGAAGAAGTTTTGA
- a CDS encoding DUF4926 domain-containing protein, which translates to MIKQYDSVQLKSPTKPALMDCAGVVVDVLTENPPFYIVEFVNSDGSTQALLDLGAEDLILISSYSPEPAAHHLGPAEIWRKLKQILAKR; encoded by the coding sequence ATGATCAAACAATATGACAGCGTACAACTAAAATCCCCAACTAAACCGGCACTGATGGATTGTGCTGGTGTGGTGGTGGATGTCCTGACCGAAAACCCACCTTTCTACATCGTCGAATTCGTAAATAGTGACGGAAGCACCCAGGCTCTGCTGGACCTTGGTGCAGAAGACCTAATTTTGATCTCTTCATATTCACCTGAGCCTGCCGCCCACCATTTGGGCCCCGCCGAAATTTGGAGGAAGCTCAAACAGATCCTTGCTAAGCGTTAG
- a CDS encoding ETC complex I subunit yields MQARIFKPARNAMTSGMARTREWVLEYAQANARDVDPLMGWTSSDDTQAQVRLRFDSKEAAVDYAAAHGIDAQVVDPKPRKVNVRPGGYGDNFATNRRGVWTH; encoded by the coding sequence ATGCAAGCGCGGATTTTCAAGCCAGCCAGGAACGCGATGACTTCGGGCATGGCGCGCACCCGTGAATGGGTGTTGGAATATGCTCAGGCGAACGCGCGTGACGTCGACCCACTGATGGGCTGGACCTCCTCTGATGACACTCAAGCCCAGGTACGCCTGCGCTTTGACAGTAAAGAGGCCGCAGTGGATTATGCAGCGGCTCATGGCATTGATGCCCAAGTTGTCGACCCAAAGCCGCGCAAGGTGAATGTCCGCCCCGGTGGCTATGGCGACAATTTTGCCACCAACAGGCGCGGTGTCTGGACCCACTAA
- a CDS encoding lipopolysaccharide biosynthesis protein — MIIPSRLMRVLESTFVRKFATQSLVAFSIKVGSSGLAFLMFVALASAMDQVSFGIFGTFFSLATFCAAVGSFGQRANVIRFAAGYDQLGQDHLRRGVTVFGYRLVLFGTVVAGIGGTLFAFLFLDISGANLLWLGVPVMVLGIGLTEFQSRALRTNAGVALVLLPRGVFWRVFIIVVTAVAISLFGRAQDTYSTWVWIIGISLLVTALLQWLAYEGKHPDKSFRGPMEMETAIWKRELAGPWTSLVVVSATTNLAVFMVGALLSFEQAGPFFAALRLTQLLNLLMLATEVILNPMISRAIASKRWGQVQRACTLTAVLGGGFALIGIIGYFLAGKFLLNLFSPEFTSAYTTLLILAVGFVVNTLAGPTSPLLQMSGHAAALARFQLIANVGSLCCMPLFIPLFGIEGAAVCITGSMITWNVQAWLYARKKLKIDPTIISLLNAPKGKSSQG; from the coding sequence ATGATAATTCCATCCCGATTAATGCGAGTTCTTGAAAGCACTTTCGTACGGAAGTTTGCAACGCAAAGCTTAGTTGCATTTAGCATCAAGGTCGGCAGTTCGGGTCTCGCTTTTCTTATGTTTGTTGCACTGGCAAGCGCCATGGACCAGGTGAGTTTCGGTATATTCGGCACATTTTTTTCCCTCGCCACCTTTTGTGCGGCCGTCGGCAGTTTTGGTCAAAGAGCTAATGTAATACGGTTTGCTGCTGGCTACGATCAGCTTGGCCAGGATCATTTGCGGCGCGGAGTCACTGTCTTTGGCTACCGCCTCGTTCTTTTTGGAACCGTTGTTGCAGGGATCGGCGGCACGCTGTTCGCATTCCTGTTCCTTGATATATCAGGGGCAAATCTGCTTTGGCTGGGTGTTCCGGTGATGGTCCTAGGGATTGGATTGACGGAGTTTCAATCCCGGGCACTGCGCACAAACGCAGGAGTAGCGCTTGTCTTATTGCCCAGGGGCGTCTTTTGGCGCGTTTTCATTATCGTGGTCACAGCGGTTGCCATTTCGCTTTTCGGGCGCGCGCAGGACACTTACTCCACTTGGGTATGGATCATAGGAATATCGCTCCTTGTTACAGCCCTTTTGCAGTGGCTCGCGTACGAAGGAAAACATCCCGACAAATCGTTTCGGGGGCCAATGGAGATGGAAACCGCCATTTGGAAACGAGAGCTGGCGGGCCCCTGGACATCGCTGGTCGTTGTCTCAGCGACCACTAATTTGGCAGTTTTTATGGTCGGGGCATTGCTGAGTTTCGAGCAAGCAGGCCCATTCTTTGCAGCCCTCCGTCTTACCCAGCTTTTGAACTTGTTGATGCTGGCAACCGAAGTCATCCTGAATCCAATGATCTCTAGAGCCATAGCCTCTAAGCGATGGGGCCAGGTACAAAGGGCCTGCACCCTTACGGCAGTTCTCGGCGGCGGCTTTGCATTAATTGGAATAATCGGATATTTTCTGGCAGGGAAGTTCTTGCTCAACCTCTTCAGCCCAGAGTTTACTTCGGCCTATACAACCCTATTAATTTTGGCGGTAGGGTTTGTTGTCAATACATTGGCGGGCCCAACCTCTCCCTTGTTGCAGATGTCAGGACATGCCGCAGCCCTTGCGCGGTTCCAGTTAATCGCAAATGTTGGAAGCTTATGTTGCATGCCCCTGTTCATTCCACTGTTTGGAATTGAGGGCGCGGCAGTCTGCATTACCGGCAGTATGATCACGTGGAATGTGCAAGCATGGCTGTATGCCCGCAAGAAATTGAAGATAGATCCAACAATAATTTCACTTCTTAATGCTCCCAAGGGGAAAAGTAGCCAAGGATAA
- a CDS encoding glycosyltransferase family 2 protein, which produces MNNMPDQPFVSIVAPMYNLDSFIAETIQSVLSQTYTNFELILVDDCSSDETLARVQSFRDSRIKLILNEENKGAGETRNVGIRAARGNLIAFLDADDLWYPNKLMSQLAFMDRTGSAVCYTLYDVINAQGVVYADCGYVPKKATYHQILRRNFIRTSSLIFNVDKVGGKVYFPKIRKRQDMLLFLDLIKRVGQANLLDEVTCSYRLHSGGISANKKSVIPYQWAAYRHEEKLSLPYSAVLMSAWFVLAGYATLRRRMKMDRQYNNS; this is translated from the coding sequence ATGAATAACATGCCAGACCAGCCTTTTGTTTCAATAGTCGCCCCAATGTACAATTTGGACAGTTTTATTGCCGAAACAATCCAGTCAGTTTTGTCCCAAACCTACACGAACTTTGAACTGATCCTTGTTGATGATTGTTCCTCGGACGAAACTCTAGCGCGCGTGCAGAGCTTCAGAGACTCACGCATCAAGCTCATTCTTAATGAAGAAAACAAGGGCGCCGGAGAAACTCGCAATGTTGGCATCAGAGCTGCCCGAGGCAACTTAATTGCCTTTTTGGATGCAGATGACCTTTGGTATCCAAACAAATTGATGAGCCAATTGGCCTTTATGGACCGCACCGGCTCAGCCGTATGCTACACGCTATATGATGTCATCAACGCGCAAGGCGTTGTATATGCTGACTGTGGTTATGTTCCCAAAAAGGCCACCTACCACCAGATATTACGTCGCAACTTCATTCGCACGTCGAGCCTGATTTTTAATGTCGACAAAGTTGGGGGGAAAGTTTATTTCCCCAAAATTCGCAAGCGTCAGGACATGTTGCTGTTTCTTGATCTAATTAAGCGGGTCGGTCAGGCGAATCTTCTGGACGAGGTAACATGTTCCTACCGGCTCCATTCCGGAGGGATTTCTGCCAACAAAAAAAGCGTTATACCCTATCAATGGGCGGCCTACCGTCATGAAGAGAAACTATCGCTGCCTTATTCAGCCGTCCTGATGAGCGCCTGGTTTGTGCTCGCTGGCTACGCCACCCTTCGCCGTCGAATGAAAATGGACCGTCAGTATAATAATAGCTAG
- a CDS encoding metallophosphoesterase, with protein sequence MIKSWIARLYGQTLDVVPLSPAMRFYAIGDIHGRFDLLTRLLEQLDPAYPVICVGDYIDRGEASAKVLSYLSARPEIRCLMGNHEDMLLDFLDTPERSGSRWLRNGGLQTLASFGVSGVTETSEGDDLTQARDSLNAAMGVDLIAWIRRLPRSHQSGNVFICHAGADPKASLEDQQDQHLLWGHPEFSKTTRRDGNWVLHGHTIVDKAVAQNTRISIDTGAFATGHLTAALIQPGEVLFIST encoded by the coding sequence ATGATCAAATCATGGATCGCCCGCCTGTATGGTCAAACACTGGACGTTGTGCCGTTAAGTCCCGCTATGAGGTTCTATGCCATCGGCGATATCCATGGGCGGTTTGATCTGCTGACCCGACTGTTAGAACAGCTGGATCCAGCCTATCCAGTGATCTGTGTTGGCGACTACATCGATCGGGGTGAAGCTAGTGCCAAGGTACTAAGCTACCTGTCGGCCCGGCCCGAAATTAGGTGCTTGATGGGCAACCACGAAGATATGCTGTTGGACTTCCTTGACACTCCTGAGCGAAGTGGTTCGCGTTGGTTACGCAATGGAGGGCTGCAAACCCTGGCCAGCTTTGGTGTTTCGGGTGTCACAGAAACATCAGAAGGCGACGATCTGACACAAGCCCGGGATTCGCTGAACGCAGCGATGGGAGTGGATCTGATCGCATGGATACGCAGGCTGCCGCGGTCCCATCAATCAGGCAATGTGTTTATCTGCCACGCAGGTGCCGATCCTAAGGCATCGCTAGAAGATCAACAGGACCAACATTTGCTGTGGGGACATCCGGAATTTTCTAAAACCACACGTAGAGATGGAAATTGGGTGTTGCACGGTCATACCATCGTTGACAAAGCGGTCGCTCAAAACACTCGCATTTCAATCGATACCGGCGCCTTTGCCACCGGGCACCTTACCGCCGCGTTGATACAACCAGGTGAAGTGCTTTTTATCTCAACATAA
- a CDS encoding O-antigen ligase family protein: protein MKVHKIALVAFAIAFAGIAKAIGLGSVSNAMLILGAFSFLVQFGLQFRLSSRLAIPVVFLTAYLMIYLVLTASAPTAAGMKNTVSIFVGAMFFLFGAINAEKLAFGASCQNIFFVTAVFCAVLAPSLGDTNKNAISGISMYMLLVSGAILVHRKRLDRFPALLAFATVYIVGQMLGHRMAVASGIIGALVYFSLIFLPFQTIRRILLSVVTASILLLVAMYTGLWDLNIRDSNDLFVAVSGRNAVSGRQIIWPIIVNAVSASKFTGLGTGMSFSNLYNSDWSAHSLYMQVYLQTGFLGLGFLVLALWSIWWCIGKPRRRDTMSAYASATMTVVILHSATEVYLTQVNLMIGALAWLTLGLCIGLINLQRKPNNTRETNTICNETDLPPSIHQQCRAN from the coding sequence TTGAAAGTTCACAAAATTGCGCTTGTCGCTTTTGCAATTGCATTCGCAGGCATTGCAAAAGCCATCGGGCTTGGTTCTGTTTCGAACGCAATGCTCATTCTGGGGGCATTTTCATTCCTTGTCCAATTTGGATTGCAGTTTCGTCTTTCGTCTCGTCTGGCGATCCCGGTCGTTTTTTTGACCGCATATTTGATGATATACTTGGTACTGACTGCCAGCGCGCCAACGGCAGCAGGGATGAAGAACACAGTTAGTATATTTGTGGGCGCTATGTTTTTTCTATTTGGCGCCATAAATGCCGAAAAACTTGCGTTTGGGGCCAGTTGCCAGAACATCTTTTTCGTCACTGCTGTTTTCTGCGCGGTCCTAGCGCCTAGTTTGGGGGATACTAACAAGAATGCAATAAGCGGCATATCGATGTACATGCTACTGGTATCAGGTGCGATATTGGTCCATCGAAAAAGGCTCGACCGGTTTCCTGCGCTACTTGCATTTGCAACGGTCTACATAGTTGGCCAGATGCTTGGCCATAGGATGGCTGTAGCTTCTGGGATAATTGGAGCCTTAGTCTATTTTTCACTAATTTTTCTTCCATTTCAAACTATTCGCAGAATCCTACTAAGCGTGGTGACTGCCTCAATTCTTTTACTGGTGGCGATGTACACAGGCCTTTGGGACTTGAACATACGAGATTCCAACGACCTCTTTGTTGCCGTCTCTGGTCGAAATGCAGTCAGTGGTCGCCAAATAATATGGCCCATCATTGTAAATGCTGTCTCAGCATCAAAGTTCACGGGTCTTGGAACAGGCATGAGTTTCTCCAATCTGTATAATTCCGACTGGAGTGCCCATAGCCTATACATGCAGGTCTACCTGCAGACTGGCTTTCTTGGACTCGGATTTCTGGTTTTGGCCCTGTGGTCAATCTGGTGGTGCATCGGGAAACCAAGGCGAAGGGACACAATGTCTGCCTACGCATCAGCCACAATGACAGTCGTTATCCTGCATTCCGCAACAGAAGTTTATTTGACCCAAGTAAACCTGATGATTGGGGCCCTAGCCTGGTTGACACTAGGATTGTGCATTGGGCTGATTAACTTGCAACGGAAACCCAATAATACACGTGAAACCAATACGATTTGCAATGAAACAGATTTACCGCCCTCGATTCATCAACAATGTAGAGCTAATTAG
- a CDS encoding glycosyltransferase family 4 protein: protein MNILLIAKAYPPETGGIETYSEEVAKAYADLGHQVTVLTAHPGESGCEQRGSVFVHNVGQGNQLKTFLRMMEWLRHQRDSDYNFVHATSWRVGLPTLLLRPKTPLAVTIHGREVFMVPKALKPVMALVLRRAKLLPTVSQPILNMVRDKTGLPLEQAFSNWNGISFEEEARRLDSKPNGFNIFCMCRMVERKNVATAIVAVSDLIHQGVDLQFDIAGSGPELNSLRKLLSKQATGDRIKLHGRIPDELVPEFYRNAHVFLHPQIATEGGADLEGFGLTIADGMAFGCIPIAGASGGPLDFIRDNETGLLVDGHDIEALKSCLTKLLQSGARRTELSKEAHSFAHSQLTWHRHVLNIIRKI from the coding sequence GTGAACATACTTCTGATAGCCAAGGCCTATCCACCGGAAACTGGCGGAATTGAAACCTACTCAGAGGAAGTCGCAAAGGCTTATGCGGATCTTGGGCACCAAGTTACAGTCCTGACAGCCCACCCTGGTGAGAGCGGTTGCGAACAACGAGGATCGGTTTTCGTTCACAATGTCGGCCAGGGCAATCAATTGAAAACATTCCTGCGCATGATGGAATGGCTGCGCCACCAGCGCGACAGTGACTACAATTTTGTCCATGCCACGTCCTGGAGAGTGGGCCTCCCGACACTTTTGTTACGCCCCAAGACCCCTCTTGCAGTTACCATCCATGGCCGGGAAGTCTTCATGGTACCCAAGGCACTGAAACCCGTGATGGCACTTGTCTTGAGACGCGCCAAACTGTTGCCGACAGTCAGCCAACCCATTCTGAACATGGTGCGTGACAAAACAGGTCTTCCTTTGGAACAGGCTTTTTCAAATTGGAATGGCATCAGTTTTGAAGAGGAGGCTCGGCGGCTCGACAGCAAGCCAAATGGCTTCAACATCTTTTGTATGTGCCGCATGGTCGAACGAAAAAATGTAGCAACAGCGATAGTGGCTGTCTCAGATCTGATACACCAAGGTGTCGACCTCCAATTCGACATTGCCGGAAGCGGGCCTGAGTTAAACTCCCTTCGCAAATTGCTTTCTAAACAAGCCACAGGCGATAGAATTAAGCTACACGGTCGAATTCCGGATGAACTAGTACCTGAATTCTACAGAAATGCGCATGTTTTCCTACACCCCCAAATTGCCACCGAAGGTGGGGCAGATTTAGAAGGGTTTGGGCTGACGATTGCCGACGGCATGGCCTTTGGTTGCATCCCCATTGCAGGGGCTTCTGGTGGCCCCCTTGATTTCATCAGGGACAATGAAACCGGTCTTCTGGTTGATGGCCATGATATTGAGGCTTTAAAAAGTTGCTTAACTAAACTGTTGCAATCTGGCGCCCGCCGAACGGAATTGAGCAAAGAAGCCCACTCATTCGCACATTCTCAACTAACCTGGCACAGACATGTACTTAATATTATTCGAAAAATCTGA